The window TTACAAACCATAAGAGGAAATACACTCCGAGGGACATTATTGATGACGTGAAATCAGATCTAGGTGTTGATGTTAGCTATATGTTGGCGTGGAGGGctaaagaaaaggcaatgaattTTCTTAGAGGTGAACCGACTGATTCATACAAAAAATTACCAGGATACTTATATACAATGGATAAGACATATCCAGGTTCTCACATAAGAATGGAAAAATCGTCAAAGAATGAATTCATGTACGTGTATATATCTTTGTATGCATTTATAAGGGTGTTTGATCATTGTAGACCAATTGTTGTAGTGGACGGAAGTCATCTAAAATCCTACTACACCGGGACATTCGTTTCTGCAAGCACGTTGGATGGGGCAGGTGAGTACCTCAATAATAATACAATTTGTTAATATTTAAAGCATTGGAAAACATGTATTTAAAAACAATTATATTCAATTGTATTAAACAGGTCATATATTGCCACTAGCATACGGTGTTATTGATTCAGAGAACGATGCTGCTTGGACgtggttctttgagcaattcaagatagCGTACGGTGTAAGGGAAAACATGTGCATTGTTTCGGATAGAAATGAGAGCATCATTAAATCTGTATCGAGAGTATATCCGGATTTACCGCATTGTGCTTGCATATGGCATCTATGGAATAACGTATAcaagaaattcaaaaagagtCATGCCAAGTTGAGTGAGATATATTTCTCGATGGCAAAAACATACAGACAAACTGAATTTGATAGTCTGATGGAGAAGGTTGAGAAGGTAGATATTAGGGTGAAAGAATACTTAGAGTTAGCTGGTTACGAAAAGTGGGCTAGGTTGTATGCACCTGTTAACAGGGGATGGACAATGACGTCAAATATCGCTGAGTCAATCAATGCAGCACTAGTTTCAGCAAGGGAATTGCCAATATATGACTTCCTCGAAGAAGTTAGGAAGATGTTTGGTCGTTGGAATTGTAGTAACCGTAAAGAAGCTACTCAGACATACAAGACGCTTGGGAAAAAATACCAGGAAATGCTGGAGTTGAATGAGACCATGTGTACCCGTATGACTGTAAGTTAATTTTTTATGGCATTGTTGTATACAACTGAATACATTTTTTTAGGCAGAACTACTGGTATGCATTTTTATGAATATTTTCTTGAATTAGTAGATAATATAGATGAATACAGGTAAATACATGTTATTATTAAGACTGTATGCATGTGATAATGATTACAATGGAATTCAGGTGATTGATACAGTTTAAATTGATTGGAAATACCTGAAAACATCTGCTAAAAAAGGTTGAATACAAATGCATACAAATGCAGACTGTAGagtaatacagttgaatacagtTGCATAGAGTTGCTGGAATCAGCTGAATTCAACTGAAATTGAATGAAGTTGCAATTTTTGAAGTTGATAGTAACCATTTAACTCAGTAGTATATATTTGTTAATTCATGTAAATGTGTTCAAAACGtatatttctgtttttaaatGTAGGTGGTACCCTCAACTGAATACTTACATACTGTTAACGATGGTGGGAGGAATTACACAGTCTGTCTGCTCGAGAGAAAATGTGTTTGTGGGAGATTCCAAATTGATGAATTGCCATGCCCACATGCCTGGGCTGTATTGAAGAGCAAGTTTTTAATGCCTGAAGAATATTGCTCTAGCTATTACAAGCCAAGTACAATTGTAATGACATACGATGTGCCAGTGTACCCGCTACCGGACAAAAATGACTGGAATATACCAGAGCATGTTGCAGAGGAGGTTGTACTACCACCCAAATGGAAAAGACCTCCTGGAAGGCCAAAAAAGAAGCGCGGCAAAAATTTAAGTGAATTGTTGTTGCCGAAaaatcaacattcatgtagcataTGTGGGCAGGGAGGACATAACAAGCGAACTTGTAGGAATGCTCCACGTAATAAATAGTTGTATTCTGACATGTATTGGTGACTCGACATTATCAGCTATAATGAATTCTTTTTTCGAAGTAATATATTGTGGAATGACTTTcgttaatattttatgaatttatttagttgaagtatttttatatatataaatatatatgatTTGGCTGTGAGAGTATCTTAGTATAGTTGAATACAACTAATTCAATTCCTTAATATAGGTGAATATAACATGTAGAATAGAGTTGAATATAGGTTAATAACACAGTTTAATTCAACTGACTTTGGTGGAATACACTGTAATACAGTTGAATACGGATCTGGACATCTGGTTGAAACAATTGAATTTAACTGCCATTGGATGAATACAGGTAATTCAATTGTTCAATACAGTTGAATACCACAGTATCAATAAAGTTAATTATATGTTAATAATACAGGTGAATACAATTAACTATAGCTGAATACATatgaaataagagaaaaataaagctGAATAATACAACTAAATACAAGTTAATAAAACAGCATGTTAttatttaaagataaaattatcattttttgggAAAGACTCACATTGTCATCCCATAACTTCCCGTAAATGGATAGAAGGTAAAACCAGTTTTTGGAATCAACTTGATCAGCTCCAAAATCCAATGGAATGTGAAGTATAGACTTGTTTTTCTTGTAATGGTCGTCGAGATTACTTCTACAAGTATGAT of the Nicotiana tabacum cultivar K326 chromosome 7, ASM71507v2, whole genome shotgun sequence genome contains:
- the LOC107821530 gene encoding uncharacterized protein LOC107821530; the encoded protein is MASLTVLLRHSGKWNDEGNYIDFSIEGILIKEYASFNDLVCSISNQLGIDLSTNTIKIQYNVEGNRTPMEIHNDMGYRVYVKLKKENREFGMYPLCITTMEKELISGDGLNQGDIVQIDEAVQMYDSDTYYTLAIELANSGEAIGVFELHKDLIISKTNQKEVMAGQVYKDKATLKEVMNNYAIAQRFQFRVDRSNAVSYALICISEDCDWRFKASSINKSELFKVREFNDNHTCPLKDKVYEQRQASSSLISGIIRTKLTNHKRKYTPRDIIDDVKSDLGVDVSYMLAWRAKEKAMNFLRGEPTDSYKKLPGYLYTMDKTYPGSHIRMEKSSKNEFMYVYISLYAFIRVFDHCRPIVVVDGSHLKSYYTGTFVSASTLDGAGHILPLAYGVIDSENDAAWTWFFEQFKIAYGVRENMCIVSDRNESIIKSVSRVYPDLPHCACIWHLWNNVYKKFKKSHAKLSEIYFSMAKTYRQTEFDSLMEKVEKVDIRVKEYLELAGYEKWARLYAPVNRGWTMTSNIAESINAALVSARELPIYDFLEEVRKMFGRWNCSNRKEATQTYKTLGKKYQEMLELNETMCTRMTVVPSTEYLHTVNDGGRNYTVCLLERKCVCGRFQIDELPCPHAWAVLKSKFLMPEEYCSSYYKPSTIVMTYDVPVYPLPDKNDWNIPEHVAEELNTDLDIWLKQLNLTAIG